ACTGTGAACAAAATCTGAGATGGTACACCCTGCCACCCACCACAGTCCAGTCAGGAAGATACCCTGGCCTCAGGCTCCAGTAGAGAACACAGCTGTGTGTGGGGACCCATCCCATCTGTTCCTTGCAGTGGTAACCCAAGCTGTCCCTGTCTTGGACTGTCTTCCTGCAGAGATGTAGAGATCCATTCCCAGCATGCCATTCATGAGGGTGGCTGCCAGTGATAATTCAGGCAGACTTTTTTTTCCGGGGTAGGTGgcgtgttttgagacagagtttgtctgtgtaacaatcctggctgccCTGTacctcgttttgtagaccaggctggcctcaaactcactgggaactgcctacctctgcctcccaaatactggaattaaaggcgtgtgtcaccaccgcctggccaggcGGCCTTTATTGTACCCTGTATATATCCTTTGCTTACATCCTGTATCTACCCATGCATCTAAACATTTATAAACCAagtggtgaatgcctgtaattccagcacttggtggTGAAGGCAGAGAGATACAAAATTCAAGGtcctccttggctacataataagtttgaggctagcctgggctggaggcagaggcaggaggatctctgtgaatttgaggccagcctgggctacagagcgagttccaggacaggctccaaagctacacagagaaaccctgtctcgaaaaaccaaaaaaaaaaaaaaaaaaaaaaaaaaaaggaaaccccccccaaaaaaaacccacatatacATCTACCTGCCTATCCACCTGTCCActtacaatacatacatacatacatacatacatacatacatacatacatacacacacatacactggtctatccatccatccattcacccaacTCTTCATCCCTCCTAATCATCCTTGCTTCTGTGCATTCACTCACACAACCGTGTGTGTCAACCCATGTACCTGTCATCTATCTGTGTATCCACCCATGTACATACccatgtgtatgtctgtccaTCATCTGCCTGTGCGTCCAGCCACCCTCCCAAGCATCTGTATCTCTATCCATCATTCACCTGTGCTTCCATTCACAAATCCACCCACATGAGCTTTAATGATTTGTCACATCAGTTAGCATCCCCTCTGCACAGTGGGTGAATCAATATGAATCACACTCCACCCGAACAGCAGAAGAAAACTCAAGCCCACCCCCGCTCCAGCTCCTGATCTCCAGATCCTTGGTGCTGTGTTCACTGTATTCGTTCACTGTATTCCCCATTCGAACTAGGAAAGAAAGATCTTAGGCAATCTCCACCCCACTTACCCCAACCCGGAGGAAGGCTGGATACCTAAGTATGTTTCCAACTCTTATTTTTGATCCACCAAACCTTTATGTTTGTTGAAGCCAGAGGTGTGCCCTCGTCcacctccagccccttctcccGCCTTGGCTTCCCTCCACTTAGAAGTAGGCCTAGCTAGGACATCTGGAAGTTGGCCTTTGACCTCCTTCCTTCTACTTCCTTCACCCCACTGAAACTGGGGTCCTGACCTCTGATCTGACCCACCCACTTGCCAGACATCCTAGAGCCTTTTCTCAGACGCCCAGCACTGGCCATTGCCCGAAGCATGACTGGGCTCACCACACCCTTGGACCAAGCTCAGAACCGCCCCCAAGGAACCTCCAGAGGCTGCCTCCCCCAGCCCGGCCCGCCCTGTAGTCCAGCTCTCCAGCCAgctccttccctttcccagatGATTGCAACAGTCTCCTAACTGGTCCCTGGCCTTGGGTCCCCTCCACCCATCATCCACCAACCACGGAGTTCTCTGTCCGTGACTGTTCCCATGGCATCCACAGTGGAGCTCCAGCTCTCGTGGGCAGCTTCAAAGCCTCCCAAGCCAGGCCGCTCCTCCTTGCCTGATAGTCTCTCTCTACTCTTCACCATTCCCCTCTCCAGGCCAGGCAAGGAAGTCCTTTGCATCCTCCAACCCCGTCTGAGTTCTAGCCCCAGAGCTCAGGCTTCTGCCCAGGCCACCTTCCTGGTGTACTACCTCTCAAACTCTGCTCAGAAAAATACCACAGGGGCTGCTGCTGCGGGGAGACAAGCAGAAAGAGAATCAGGAGCCCCGGGGTCCAGTCTGAGCCCTGCCACTAACTCCCTCTAAGACTCtcaaagcctcagtttccccatctacaAAAAGACAAGCACACCACCAGGAATGTCCCACTTCAAACAGTAGCTAGCAAGTGTGGAGAGCAAGTAGGCTTTGGATCCAGGCAAATCCCAGCTTCCCAATGGCATCTTCAGGAACCAGGTTCTTCACTTTTCTGTGTTCATCCAGTCATTCAGCAAGACCCCAACACCACAacctcttcatttatttattcatttagggttttttttgagacaaggtttcttttctctttttctttctttctttctttctttctttctttctttctttctttctttctttctttctttctttctttcttccttccttccttccttccttccttccttccttccttccttcctttctttctttcttctaaaggcgtgcgccaccaccactaccaggctTCACCTTGGATTTCTAAtcttctgccttcacctctgAATCAATTTCAGGCATGTAGTACCACCCCAGTAACAAATTCTTACTAATCGAGTCTCTGGGCTGGAGCTTTCCTGGCTCTGTGGCACAGTAGGGTAAACTATAAGTCTGCTGCCATGGAGCTCACAGTCTCCCAGGACAGAGGTTCTCCACTGGTCACGTGATATTTGGCAATGTCTGGAGATCCATTTTTTGTCGTCCCAACTGTAAGAATGCTATTCACATTGGGGTCAAAGCCAGGGCACAGAACAAAGCACTCCTAACTCCTATCTAGCCCTGAGTATCCATAATGCCAGCTACAGTGGAGGGGGGAGGGCCAAGATTCTGGCTGGGATTCAGGTCATAAGAGAGTTAACAGTGAAGCATATACCACAACAGAGAGTAATCAGTGAGGGGTGGGAGGTAGGgggagccagagagaggagagttgTTCTCGGATTTGGGTCAGGGACTCTGCTGACTCAACTGAGTCCTGAGAAAGTGAAAGGTAGAGAGAGCATTGGGATGTTGCAGGAAGTATGCCCCAGGGAGGGGAGAATGTGGAATCAAAGGTCCTAAGCTCATGATAGTGCCTGGTGGGTCTAAGGCCAGACAGACAACAGAGTGGCTAGAGGGACCGAGGGACCGAGGGAGTAACTGAGCAGTTTGGAGACAGATCACATGGCAGGGACTTTGGCTATCTCTGAGTGAGACTTGGGCCCTGGAGGGTTGTGAGCAGGGGCTGCAACAAGCcaaggttttttatttgttttgtttttttgatgtgtgtacatgtgcacgtgTAAGAttgttttatcttactttatGCATatcagtgtttttcctgcatacaCTGTATGTACTCCATGTGTGCCTGGAAGAGGTCAGaaggggcatcagattccccggTACTGGAGTTACCAGTGGTTGTCAGCCTccctgtgggtgatgggaaccaaggCCCGGCCCTTTGCAAAAGCAACTGCTCTTAACCAGCTCTCCAGGCCTCTTGTTggatgggaaggaggggagaaggaagggaaggagagagagagagagagagagagagagagagagagagagagagagagagagagagagggagagagagaagagagaattacAAGGCTCTagacaggaaatgaagaaaactggCTGGATGGGTAGGAAAAGGTGGTGCTGTGAAGCGGTCACACTCTTGATGCAGTTTTGAAAATGAGGCTAACAGGATTTGCTGAGATCCTGGACAAGGGGtgtgggagaaagaggagagaaggatgaGCTCAAGGTTTGGCTCCTGCACCAATGGAAGGATGAACTTTGCTCTCCTGAGAAGGGGAGTAACCCTGCATGCTTTGAGCATAAGACTTACACATAAGACAGGCGAGTGCTGTATAAACGGTGGTTCTCACAGACTGGCTGCGTCTGCAGTGCCAGCTTGGGCACTATGAGGTAGTTAGTGAAAGCAGCTTTGGCCCCCACTGGCATCTAGATTTGCTCAGATGACTAGTGaacatttgtcttgtgttctgcAGTTGACAAAACACATTTGCAAATAGGGGTGTTGTGACACAGCAGTCCTGCTGAGCCGAAAGACCTGGACACAGTGATTCCCGTACTGTAGATGGGAAAAATGGCAGCCGGGCGTGGTGACCCACCCCCGTAATCCTGATCCTGCTGCACGATGAGACCTGAGcaacagaagggaagagaggaaaggaaaagaaaggaagataagagaaaggaagggagggaagagaaagtgaaataaacagagagaggagaaaagagcctgtgtgtgtcatgcaatctcagcagaggcaagtggatctccatgggttccaggccagccagagctacatagtgagagccagtctttaaaacaagaacccaaacaaacaaaacagcaacaaagtgggggttgggtggggtggAGCAATGGGGGCTCAgaaagcctcaaactcacactgaTGGCATCGGGACCAGGGCAGGGGCCCAAAGAACCAATCTTCTCTCTCACCCATGGCTCAAGAGGTCTTTAGTGCCAGGAATCCAACCAGGCATCACTCTGCCACTAAGCCACACTAAGCTGGCTCAAAAATCTGCTAAAAATATAAAGCATGATGTGTTAAAACCAGGCACAAGGAGCTAGgcagagcaggagttcaaggtcatccttgactgcatagtgagttccggcTCAGTCTAGGCGACATGAGCTCTTGCctcaaaaaccacaaacaaggggtgagaaagaaggctgagcagctaagagcattggctgctcttgcagaggacccgagtttggttcccagcacccacatggtggctcacaacttcctgtaactccagttccagggaatttgatgccctcttctgacttctgagggcaccaggcttctacatggtacacatgcatacatgcagcaaaacattcataagcagaaaataaaattcaaaatatcaaaataaaaaacacgaGTATAAAAGGATTAGCTGGTGTTGGGTGGCTGCAGCACCAGCTATTCGGGACCcaggagtttggggccagccttggCAACATAGCAAAATCCATctcctaaaaaaataataaatagctaggcagtggtggtgcatgtctttaatcctagcacttggaaagcagaggtaggatctctgagtttgaggccagcctggtctacacagcaagttccaggacagccagggctacacagagaaaccctgtctcaaaaatcaaaaaaaaacaaaacaaaaaaattagtaataatgaaaaaataacaatagtaaataaaaagtaaatagaaaatacaGGGGTTAATCCTTCAGACAGATTCCCAGGGGCCATCCTGGGTGCCTGGCCCAGTGCACAAACCTCCAGAGGCTTCCAGGAATGTCGGGAGGAGGACCCTGGCCAGGCTAGGCAGCAGGCCCTGGGAGTGGTGATgcctgtgtcacacacacacacacacacacacacacacacacacacacacacacacacgcctatcCCATTGTGTACCCCATGCCCATACATGGCCTTACACGGGTCCCCTCAGAAGCAGCCCTGCTCACCCTGTGTATAGCCCAACCTCCACTCCGCCCAGAATCCTGCACCCTGCCCTCCTGCAGCAGGAGCCCAGCGAGGCATTTCCTGTTTGGGGGCTGCCTCCTCCCCCTCGAAGTGCAGGTTCCCAGGGCCCCTGACTGAGCCAGGGTAAGGGGAGGGCAGCCCTTGGCCTCCTCCTCACTCCCTAACTCCTAATGCTGGTCTTGCTGGAGCCAGGAAACTCGCGAGTGAAATAGGCTGAGCAAGGGGGCTCATCAAACACACGTCTGGTGGAGGCTGTCCACATGGGGGTTATCAAGCGGATTCTCACGTAGGGCCTGGCAGGAATGGGAGGAGCTTCGTAGGTTAGATTGCTTAGCACGCCCATCATCCTTGCCTGTCCACCTAAGGGCATAGCAGGTCAGGAGGACTGCGTGTGTGAGGCTAGCGTGTGTTAGCCGCCTGAGATGGACAGATAGGGGTGTCAGAGAGGATGCTCTTGGCAGGAGTGGGAAGAGCAgtctgcacacatacatgtggtggGAAAGGGCCGGCCTGAGCATGTCCTTGAGCTGAGAGTGCAGCCACATACTGATACTGGTGAGTCCAGATCCGGGCCTCCTTGAGTCTCTCAGGAAGACAACTTCACCCCAGCCGCCTTAGCTGCAGCCTCTGCTGAAGTTTCCGAGGGCTGACCAGGGATGATGCCTCTCAGGCGGGCAGTTCCCCTCTTCCTGACTCTCAGCTCTGTAAGGCCTGAGGTAGCCCATGAGTTAGCTgcacctcctcccctcctctgcccttcGCCTCTCACCCCagaacccccccaccccactgcttCCTGCTCCAACAGCCCCCGGGGAGCTAGCAGGGGAGCTGGCAGCCGCCCCAGCCCACTCCTTACAAGGCGTGAGTCCGCAGGGCCCGCCCCCGGCCCTCCCGCCGGAGGCCTTGATCCCTCCCTCTGTCAAGAGCCGCGGCGGGCCCGAGCCGGGCCAGTCGGGGGGCGTCGCGATGCTGCTGCGCCTGCTGCTGGCCTGGGCGGCCGCTGTGCCCGCACTGGGCCAGGCCCCCTGGACCGCCGAGCCCCGAGCCGTCTGCGGCCCGGGCAGTTGCTATGCGCTCTTCCCCAGGCGCCGCACCTTCCTGGAAGCTTGGCGGGCGTGCCGGGAGTTGGGGGGTAACCTGGCCACGCCGCGGACCCCGGAGGAGGCCAGGCGTGTGGACAGCCTGGTGGGCGTCGGACCGGCCAGCGGGCTGCTGTGGATTGGGCTGCAGCGGCAGGCTCGACAGTGCCAGCCTCAGCGCCCACTGCGGGGCTTCCTATGGACCACGGGAGACCAGGACACCGCCTTCACCAACTGGGCCCAGCCGGCTACGGAAGGACCCTGCCCGGCCCAGCGCTGTGCCGCCCTTGAGGCCAGTGGAGAGCATCGCTGGCTCGAAGGCTCATGTACCCTGGCTGTCGATGGCTACCTCTGCCAGTTTGGTTTCGAAGGTGCCTGCCCTGCCTTGCCGGTTGAGGTGGGCCAAGCCGGCCCAGCTGTCTACACCACGCCCTTCCACCTGGTTTCCAGCGAGTTCGAGTGGCTACCCTTTGGCTCCGTGGCAGCCGTGCAGTGCCAGGCTGGCAGGGGAGCCTCTCTGCTGTGCGTGAAACAACCTTCAGGTGACGTTGGCTGGTCCCAGGCTGGCCCGCTGTGCCCCGGGACTGGCTGCGGTCCTGACAATGGGGGCTGCGAACACGAGTGTGTGGAAGAGATGGATGGCGGTGTGTCCTGCCGCTGCAGCGAAGGCTTCCGTCTGGCCGCAGATGGGCACAGCTGTGAAGACCCCTGTGCCCAGGCCCCCTGTGAGCATCAGTGTGAGCCTGGTGGGCCACAAGGCTACAGCTGCCACTGTCGCCTGGGCTTCCGGCCAGCTGAGGACGAGCCACACCGCTGCGTGGACACGGATGAGTGCCAGATTGCTGGGGTATGCCAGCAGATGTGTGTCAACTATGTTGGTGGCTTTGAATGCTATTGCAATGAAGGTCATGAGCTTGAGGCAGATGGCATCAGTTGTAGCCCTGCGGGAGCCATGGGTGCCCAGGCTTCCCAGGACCTTAGAGATGAGCTGCTGGATGATGAGGAGGAAGGCGAGGACGAAGAGGAGGCCTGGGAGGTCTTTGATGGCACCTGGACAGAGGAGCAGAGGGTCCTGTGGATGGCACCCACACAAGCACCTGACTTTGGCCTGGCCTACAGGCCTAATTTCCCACAGGATGGAGAGCCTCAGAGATTACACCTGGAGCCTACCTGGCCACCCCCACTCAGTGCCCCCAGGGGCCCCTACCACTCCTCAGTGGTCTCTGCCACCCGGCCCATGGTGATCTCTGCCGTGAAACCCACACTACCTTCTGCCCACAAGACCTCTGTTATTTCGGCCACACATCCCCCCCTGAGGCCTGTCCAGCCGCCTGCCGTGGCCCCTGCCACGCCTCCAGCTGTGCTCCCTGATCACCAGAGCCCCAAAATCAAGGCCAATTATCCAGACCTGCCTTTTGGCTACAAGCCTGGGATTATCTCAGCCACTCACCCAGCACGGCCTCCTGCTTACCAGCCCCCCACTATCTCAACCAAGTATCCCCAAATATTCCCTCCTCACCAGTCCCCTATGTCTCCAGACACCCACTCTGTCACTTATTTGCCTCCAATTCCACCTAACCTTGACCCTGGGGATACCACTTCCAAAGCCCATCACCACCCGCTGGCCCCAGATGTTCCAGGCATCGGAACCCAGGCTCCCCAGCTTTCTGTCCCAGCTGCCCAGCCCTCTCTACCCAGCCACTCAGGGTCCTCTGCCCACGAAGCCCCTGTGCCTGCCGCCACCCACCCTCCaggcctcccttctctcctcccctctcggAGCCCCGTTAACCAGACCTCCACTATCAGCCCTTCACGCCCTTATTCCAGAGCCCCTCTAGTCCCAAGGGAAGGAGTTCCCAGTCCCAAATTGGTGCCATGGCTGCCCTCAGTGCCCCCTACAGCAGCACCAACAGCCTTGGCAGAGGCCGGTCttgcaggccaaagccagagagATGACCGGTGGCTGCTGGTGGCACTCCTGGTACCAACATGTGTCTTCTTGGTGGTCCTGCTTGCACTGGGCATCGTGTACTGCACCCGCTGTGGTCCCCATGCTCCCAACAAGCGCATCACTGACTGCTATCGCTGGGTCACACAAGCCGGGAACAAGAGCCCAACAGAACCCATGCCCCCCAGAGGCAGCCTCACAGGGGTACAGACCTGCAGAACCAGTGTGTGATGGGGTCCACATACCCCTTGTGGGGTAGGAAGGACGGGACTCGCTTTGGACACATGGATGAGACGGCACCAGGGACTTATGGGGGCTACCCAGCTGGACAGAAGGGGGTCTGCTCCTTGGGCTCAGCATCCATGGCAAAGGACACACCAAGGCCTCCTCCAGGACCTCaaggggtgggtgctgggatcatcTCCAATAAATGGGGTGCCAACCTCACCCAAAACTCCTGACCCCCTCTGATGCCTGAGGGAAAGGTCTGGGAGGACTTGTGGGAGGGAAAATGGAACTCCCTTCCATTTATCTAGGTAAGGTAAGAATGCTTTAAGAGGAGGTGTGCTTCGGAATTTCCAGTGGAACAAGCTGAGAGGGCTGACTTGCCCTCTGTCACACAGCAAGCCCAGAATTCTGGGGGTTTGGCAAGGAAGAAAGTCCACATTTGttcctctttttattaaaatgcaaagaaaatcagGGGAAGGTCTTGAGATAAGGGTCTCTGATGAACTGGAGTCCAACTGGGCTTTGGGAGTCACAGGTAGGATGGGGTTGGAGATTCAGGGGAGAGAGGCGTCTCCAGTGGTTGGCATTTCTGAACTTTCTTCTGAACATTCTTTCCATCGTCGTAGGCTGCCCAGAAGTCTGGGTGGGGGGAGTCAGGGTCACCCAAGGATGCTACCCCCCTAGGTGGTAGGTAGTCCTCCTTCATAGGAGGTAGTAGgggaggaggtggaaataggTGCCCGGGAGGCTGGGATGGAGAAAGCCCAGTTCTAGTTCCCGGGGCCCACTTAGAAACAAGACTTTCCCATTAGAGGCCACCCTTTACTCTCCACCCTGACCCTAGCTTGCGCGAAGGCCCAGGATATTTAGGGCTGGTGTCCTAAGAACTGAGGAACTGGCTGGTCAATGATCACCGAGGGTGGGATAACCTCCCCCTCATCTTCGGTTGATTGTCCTTGGGGGGAAGGGATGGGACCTGGGAGAGGGAGGCGCCGCTTCCACCACCTCTATAATTTTTCAGCTCAGCCCTCTCGGGGCCTCTAATTAGGGCTGGGCAAAGCCGCACCCCCACCCAGGCAGGTGAGGAGGGGCGGCCCTGCGCCCTTACTCTACCCTAAACCCCTATGCCACATTCTCGCCCAAGGACTGTACCTCAGGAGACCAGGAGAGCTAGCGAGTGCGGAGCTGAGGACCAACTGGGAGTGGGGGTAGCAGGGGGGGCGGAGGGAACGCTTGGCCCGGGTAGCCAACTCTCACGTTCCCCTAACTCAAACCAGACGCCCCTGCCAGATCCTTCCCAGCTTTAACCTCGGAGACGTAGTCGAGGGGGCGGGGGGATGGTAGTGGTTGATGGATGGAATTGAGGGAGGTCGCCTGGTTTTCCAGAAAGCCTGGGTCTGAGGGGATGCAGGTATCACTTATGGAATGACACCGTCTGCTGGGACAGAGGCCTGAAGCTCCTTCCCGTGACCCTGGGCAGAGGGTCGACAGCACCCTGAGGGAAAGAAAGAGTTAAATGCGCTGCAGTCCGCGGGAGGATGGGTGTAGGGAAGGGGGCCCAGAGCCGGCTCTTTGTCATCTAGTAATG
The nucleotide sequence above comes from Peromyscus maniculatus bairdii isolate BWxNUB_F1_BW_parent chromosome 1, HU_Pman_BW_mat_3.1, whole genome shotgun sequence. Encoded proteins:
- the Cd248 gene encoding endosialin, with the protein product MLLRLLLAWAAAVPALGQAPWTAEPRAVCGPGSCYALFPRRRTFLEAWRACRELGGNLATPRTPEEARRVDSLVGVGPASGLLWIGLQRQARQCQPQRPLRGFLWTTGDQDTAFTNWAQPATEGPCPAQRCAALEASGEHRWLEGSCTLAVDGYLCQFGFEGACPALPVEVGQAGPAVYTTPFHLVSSEFEWLPFGSVAAVQCQAGRGASLLCVKQPSGDVGWSQAGPLCPGTGCGPDNGGCEHECVEEMDGGVSCRCSEGFRLAADGHSCEDPCAQAPCEHQCEPGGPQGYSCHCRLGFRPAEDEPHRCVDTDECQIAGVCQQMCVNYVGGFECYCNEGHELEADGISCSPAGAMGAQASQDLRDELLDDEEEGEDEEEAWEVFDGTWTEEQRVLWMAPTQAPDFGLAYRPNFPQDGEPQRLHLEPTWPPPLSAPRGPYHSSVVSATRPMVISAVKPTLPSAHKTSVISATHPPLRPVQPPAVAPATPPAVLPDHQSPKIKANYPDLPFGYKPGIISATHPARPPAYQPPTISTKYPQIFPPHQSPMSPDTHSVTYLPPIPPNLDPGDTTSKAHHHPLAPDVPGIGTQAPQLSVPAAQPSLPSHSGSSAHEAPVPAATHPPGLPSLLPSRSPVNQTSTISPSRPYSRAPLVPREGVPSPKLVPWLPSVPPTAAPTALAEAGLAGQSQRDDRWLLVALLVPTCVFLVVLLALGIVYCTRCGPHAPNKRITDCYRWVTQAGNKSPTEPMPPRGSLTGVQTCRTSV